The sequence GGATTTTTCTCTAAAAACGATGTTTATCTGCCCTGACCGCCGATTATTCGAGAATATTATTCGATTTCTCATTATCTTGGGTTATAATAGAATCGATAAATACTTAGGTAAAGAAGGTGATATCTTGAAAAGGGTCACTTT is a genomic window of Thermotoga sp. containing:
- a CDS encoding helix-turn-helix domain-containing protein, with the protein product MFICPDRRLFENIIRFLIILGYNRIDKYLGKEGDILKRVTLKEIAKKFGVSPSTVSRALSGKPGVSKRLREKILKAAEEMG